Within Sphingobium sp. KCTC 72723, the genomic segment GGAGGCACCCATCAAGGTTGTGGCGCCGGTCAAACATGCCGATAATATCGCGCCGATAGCGGTCAATGACATGGTGCGCCTGGACCTGAAAAACGACTCCATCAGCGGCAACCTGCTCACCAACGACATCGACGCGAATGGCGATACGCTGATGCTGCGGACGGTCGGCAGCCAGAAATTCTCGAACGGCCATCTGGATCTTGCCGGCCTATACGGCACACTGACCGTGCAGGAAAATGGCGATTATACTTACCATCTGTATGACGATGCCTTCGGCATCAAGACAAGCGCCACCAAGATAACGGAAAAATTCCAGTACAAGATGTCGGATGGCGTTGCCGTCGACACAGCAGCACTGGTGATCGACGTGACCGACTTCATGAAGGCCCATGTCGCCGCCGACCTTTTGGTTTGAATGGCCTATCCTCCGCCAATGTCAGCGCATTTCGAAAGGCTCCCTTCAATGTCGAAAGTCACTGGAGGGAGCCTTTCTATTCCCTCAACACCGCATGACGCTATGCAAACGGCTTATCGCGCCCTAAAAACCATTCATCGCAAGCAGGACATTGCAATGACATATGGGGAGGGCGAGGAAAAGTCGGGACACCCGACTGCATTTGCCGATTCAATGCAGTTTGATGGCGTCGCGAAACAGTCGATCTGGTTCCGCCTGATGGCTAAAATCGGTCTGACGCCTGAAAATCTTTGCACCAAAGGCGACGGCAAAAGCCTGTGCCGGGACTGTGAAGATAGCTGGTCCATCCGTTGAGCCGGAATTTCGCCCCGACAGCGTGATCTGCTGTAAACTGCGTCAACCCGGCTGCCGATCGCATGGCCCGTCACAAGGGCGCACTGGCACCCCCGGTCGGCCAGATCGAAGCCGTCCCGTGGAACCACGCGGGAAGCGACACAACCATTCCATAGTGCGAATATAGAAAAACCCGGCTAAGTCTTTCGACTTGCCGGGCTTTTCCATGGTGGGCGTAGCAAGGATTGAACTTGCGACCCCTGCGATGTCAACACAGTGCTCTACCACTGAGCTATACGCCCACGGGAGATGGGCCTTTAGCCGGGCGAATCCGGACGCGCAAGCGGGAAAATGCGGCCCCTGCACATTCTTCTGGACAGGACAGGGGCGGCCCATATGCTGCCATGCAAACAGGGGACGCCAACACTTATGCTGCCATCGCCATCCGCGCCGATCCAGACGGCGCCGCGCCTGCCCTGGTATCGCCAACTCTATGTCCAGGTGCTGGCCGCGATCGCGCTGGGCGTGGCGATCGGCCATTTCTTCCCCGATGCAGGGGTCCAGTTGAAGCCGCTCGGAGAGGCCTTCATCAAGCTGGTGAAGATGATCATCGCCCCGGTCATTTTCCTGACGATCGTCACTGGCATTGCGGGGATGAAGGAACTGGGCGCGATCGGCCGGGTCGCGGCCAAGGCCTTCGCCTATTTCCTGACCTTTTCCACGCTGGCGCTGATCGTCGGGCTGATCGTCGCCAATGTGGTGCAGCCGGGCGCGGGGCTGAACATCGACCCGGCAACGCTGGATGCCGGGAAGGTGGCCAATTACGCCCATCAGGCGCATGACCGCACGCTGACCGGCTTTTTGATGAGCATCATCCCCGCGACCATGGTGTCGGCGGTGGCGGACGGCAATATCCTTCAGGTGCTGTTCGTCGCCATCCTGTTCGGCATCGCGCTGACCATGATCGGGGATAAGGCGCAGCCGTTGATGACCGTGCTGGAATCGGCCAGCCATGCGATCTTCAAGCTGGTGGCGATATTGATGAAGGCCGCGCCGATCGGCGCGTTCGGGGCGATGGCCTTTACCATCGGCGAATATGGCGTCGGCACGCTCGCCAATCTGGCCGGGTTGGTCGCGACTTTCTACCTGACGTCCTTGCTGTTCGTGCTGGTGGTGCTGGGAACGGTGGCCCGGTTCGCCGGATTCAACATTCTGCACCTGATCCGCTACCTCAAGGCCGAATTGCTGCTGGTGCTGGGGACATCCTCCTCCGAAGCGGCGCTGCCCAGCCTGATCGAAAAGATGGAGCGGGCCGGGTGCCGCAAGTCGGTGGTCGGGCTGGTCGTGCCGACCGGCTACAGCTTCAATCTGGACGGCACCAATATCTATATGACGCTGGCGGCGCTGTTCATTGCGCAGGCATGCAATGTCGATCTTACCCTTCAGGAACAGATCCTGCTGCTGCTGGTCGCGATGATTTCGTCAAAGGGAGCCGCAGGCGTTACCGGCGCGGGCTTCATCACCCTGGCGGCAACTCTGTCGATCGTGCCGTCGGTGCCGGTTGCCGGCATGGCGCTGATATTGGGGGTCGATCGTTTCATGAGCGAAGCGCGGGCGCTCACCAACTTCGTGGGTAATGCGGTCGCGACGATCGTCGTTTCGGCATGGGAAAATGGGCTGGACCGCGAACGACTCGACGCAGCGATGGCGGGCATCCCGCTCGATCCGACGCCCGATATGGAAGAAGTCGTGCCGGACTGAGCCTGTCAGTTCAGCCCGGTCAGGCTTTCGCTGCCGAACATGCGTTCGACTTCCAGCACCAGGTCGCGCAGGTGGAAGGGCTTGGACAACACCTTCGCCTGCGGCACGGCCTTGCCCGCTTTCAGCGTCACGGCGGCAAAGCCGGTGATGAACATGATGCGCATGTCCGGTGCCACCGACGCGGCGTGCTGCGCCAGTTCGATGCCATCCATTTCGGGCATGACGATGTCGGTCAGCAACAGGTCGAACCGATCCGATTCGATATGGGGCAGGGCGTCGGTGCCTGTTGCGACCGCCACCACTTCATAGCCCGACCGTTCCAGCGCACGGGCCAGATAGGTGCGCATACTTTCATCATCTTCGGCCAACAAAATGCGCATCATCGCCCCTGTTACTTTGCTATCCCGTTGCCGGGCCAGACCCCCCGCCGCCCGTCGGGGCAACGTCTTTCACTGACGCTCGCCCGTCAGGGTGGCGTCCATGTCCGATATATGCGACAAGGTGTAAATATTATCCAGCCGGGTAACCATTTTTGGTGCGCCGGTGAAAGGAGCCTCGTTGGATCATCCTGCGCCGCGCCCTCCTGTGCTGAGCGAGCCGGGCTTCGACCTCTATGGTCCCTTGTCGCCTGATCGTCCCGTCATTCTTTCCGTCCCCCATGCCGGGCGCGATTATCCGCCCGCATTGCTGGCGCAGGCGCGGGTGCGACCACAGCAACTGGCGCGGCTGGAGGATCGCTGGGTAGACCTTATCGCCCATCCGTTGATTGCACGGGGATATAGCGTGCTGGTGGCACGCGCGCCGCGCGCGATGATCGACCTCAACCGGCATGAGCGCGAAATCGATCCGGCGATGGTGACGGGCATACCGCGCGACATCGCCCTGCACAGCAGCACCAAGTTGCGCGGTGGATTGGGCCTTATCCCCCGCCGTTTGCCCGGTGCGCCCGAATTGTGGCGCGGGCCTTTGTCCTGGGTGGAGGTGCAGCGGCGCGTCGAGGGGCTGCACCGGCCCTATCATGCGATGCTGGCGCGGTTGATGGGGGCAGCGCGGGAGGCGCACGGCCATGCGATCCTGCTCGACCTCCATTCGATGCCGCCCTTGCCGCCGCCCGCCGCCGGGCTGCCTGCGCCGGGGGTTGTGCTGGGCGATCGATTCGGGCGGAGTGCTGCGACGCGGCTGGTGACGCTGGCTGCCGATGTGGCGGCGGGGCATGATATTCTCGCCGCGCAAAATCATCCCTATTCAGGCGACCATCTGATCGACCGGCATGGCCGGCCGGAACGGGGAATGCACGCCATCCAACTGGAGATCGACCGGGCGCTCTATCTGGATGCGACGCTGGACCGGCCGGGACCGGGCATGGCGCGCATCCGCGCGCTGGTCGCCGCGATGGTGGAAGCGCTGGCGGTCGAGATGCCCGGCGCACATTATGCGCTGGCGGCCGAGTAAGGTTCAGCCGCCTTTGGCAACGACCAGCCGCGCGCCAGCCATGTTGAGATGGTGCGAATCGAAATAGAGCGGTTTGCCGTTCTGCATGATGGCGCACCGGCGCGCGTCACATAGCGCGGCCATCGGTTCGATCACGCGCACGCCGCGCGCTTGCCAGCGCGCGAACAGGGCGCGCAGATGGGTGGTGCGCGCCTCGATCCGCGCCCGCTCCACCCCTTGCGCCTGCGCCAGTTCGCCCGCGCGGGCGAGGTGGGCCAGGCGGCGTGGCAC encodes:
- a CDS encoding dicarboxylate/amino acid:cation symporter, which produces MLPSPSAPIQTAPRLPWYRQLYVQVLAAIALGVAIGHFFPDAGVQLKPLGEAFIKLVKMIIAPVIFLTIVTGIAGMKELGAIGRVAAKAFAYFLTFSTLALIVGLIVANVVQPGAGLNIDPATLDAGKVANYAHQAHDRTLTGFLMSIIPATMVSAVADGNILQVLFVAILFGIALTMIGDKAQPLMTVLESASHAIFKLVAILMKAAPIGAFGAMAFTIGEYGVGTLANLAGLVATFYLTSLLFVLVVLGTVARFAGFNILHLIRYLKAELLLVLGTSSSEAALPSLIEKMERAGCRKSVVGLVVPTGYSFNLDGTNIYMTLAALFIAQACNVDLTLQEQILLLLVAMISSKGAAGVTGAGFITLAATLSIVPSVPVAGMALILGVDRFMSEARALTNFVGNAVATIVVSAWENGLDRERLDAAMAGIPLDPTPDMEEVVPD
- the cpdR gene encoding cell cycle two-component system response regulator CpdR — encoded protein: MMRILLAEDDESMRTYLARALERSGYEVVAVATGTDALPHIESDRFDLLLTDIVMPEMDGIELAQHAASVAPDMRIMFITGFAAVTLKAGKAVPQAKVLSKPFHLRDLVLEVERMFGSESLTGLN
- a CDS encoding N-formylglutamate amidohydrolase; the protein is MDHPAPRPPVLSEPGFDLYGPLSPDRPVILSVPHAGRDYPPALLAQARVRPQQLARLEDRWVDLIAHPLIARGYSVLVARAPRAMIDLNRHEREIDPAMVTGIPRDIALHSSTKLRGGLGLIPRRLPGAPELWRGPLSWVEVQRRVEGLHRPYHAMLARLMGAAREAHGHAILLDLHSMPPLPPPAAGLPAPGVVLGDRFGRSAATRLVTLAADVAAGHDILAAQNHPYSGDHLIDRHGRPERGMHAIQLEIDRALYLDATLDRPGPGMARIRALVAAMVEALAVEMPGAHYALAAE